In Pochonia chlamydosporia 170 chromosome 3, whole genome shotgun sequence, the following are encoded in one genomic region:
- a CDS encoding binuclear zinc transcription factor (similar to Verticillium alfalfae VaMs.102 XP_003003235.1), which yields MSPEHHPDPSGSGASSGMEPLACVMCRSRKLKCDRTKPACTRCRKVGGECVYPESRRKPTFKRRNVKEIEARLAQVESYLKEVNKSVDEGSNSNTSQQSNVHLPQEDFTFDSALPTEDAPDSQQPQPTPFAFSDFSAPQEDTFMGNGALIGLGYSETLPPFDVQEELNNTFFLVPYHFIPIVHSGRYYQSFYAGPLRKPPMSLQYAIWAMAANGHAKYDEYSQVFYQRARQYIEADEMKDHGEHFITIAHAQALCLVAAFEAKCMLFTRASTSCAKAVRLCQMMGLDRLDGARDDLPPALGPHSTWEELEERRRVFWGAFAIDSHASISTGWPTLINPDDIMTRLPASEESFAAGKEEVTPFLDEIFSGSSYSSFAGTLVVCSIFRVILKHVHRSKPTDHPEDMMEGPFWKRHRDLDNQLSSVFMFLPARFRLPRALRDPGAIHMNLNLHAAVIILHHAALEKAELHNLGDNVIQTSLCRLRTSAEEIVNIIKISSHATSIFKSPLCALSLYCTTTVYVYLAKKNTQAGLTPLDKSNLEIIIQAMEAIGRNHEITCAFLQQACLDIERNDLKSILKFPNLEKYRSIFGGASNSHIPLISRSSISKHSKVTPVLPGRLPLNNPQGKILPGHLRMDKGPPPLVSRGSDPVVKNLINSDCFQPVLGAVTRNVGGGPRDRTENKRKRMSPSVSPGNGVGLMNGTVENVTEEGYGDQASGYSGATGVDMRNPMGDTSFVLPDRTNSSTSSPAYRPGGSDPLSGSSHTSPPGLGNTPEENRIDLRMFQERIAPQMWQAAQMQSMQDTLFTSSVTEALFTMAGVDESTGWESWNESMTWRTDMPGP from the exons ATGTCACCCGAACATCATCCGGATCCCTCCGGATCCGGTGCCTCGTCGGGCATGGAACCCCTGGCCTGTGTTATGTGCAGGTCACGGAAGCTCAAGTGTGACAGGACAAAGCCAGCTTGTACTCGTTGTCGCAAGGTTGGCGGTGAATGTGTATATCCAGAGTCACGCAGGAAACCAACATTTAAGCGACGGAATGTGAAGGAGATTGAAGCCAGACTCG CTCAAGTCGAGAGTTATCTCAAGGAAGTGAACAAGAGTGTCGATGAAGGTAGCAACTCCAATACTTCGCAACAGTCAAACGTACACCTCCCTCAAGAAGACTTCACCTTTGACAGCGCTCTTCCAACAGAGGATGCTCCTGATTCTCAGCAGCCCCAGCCAACTCCATTCGCATTCTCCGACTTTTCTGCACCCCAGGAGGACACCTTCATGGGCAATGGCGCTCTCATTGGATTGGGTTATTCTGAGACGTTGCCGCCCTTTGATGTTCAAGAAGAGCT caacaacaccttTTTCCTCGTGCCATATCACTTCATTCCCATTGTTCACTCCGGGAGATATTATCAATCATTCTACGCTGGTCCCCTGCGGAAACCACCCATGAGCCTGCAGTATGCCATATGGGCTATGGCAGCAAACGGTCATGCCAAATATGATGAGTATTCGCAGGTATTTTACCAGCGTGCTCGTCAGTACATTGAAGCCGATGAGATGAAG GACCACGGCGAACATTTCATCACAATTGCTCATGCTCAGGCtctgtgtctggttgccGCTTTCGAGGCCAAATGTATGCTCTTCACTAGGGCTTCCACAAGCTGCGCGAAAGCTGTTAGATTGTGTCAAATGATGGGCTTGGATCGCCTGGATGGCGCGCGAGACGACTTGCCTCCTGCCCTTGGTCCGCATTCAACATGGGAGGAGTTGGAAGAAAGGAGGAGAGTGTTTTGGGGTGCCTTTGCTATTGACTCCCACGCGAGCATATCAACTGGCTGGCCCACACTGATCAATCCCGACGAT ATAATGACTCGCCTTCCCGCATCAGAAGAATCGTTCGCCGCAGGCAAAGAGGAGGTAACTCCTTTCTTAGACGAGATATTCTCTGGCTCTTCTTACAGCTCCTTTGCCGGGACCCTCGTTGTTTGCTCGATTTTCCGCGTAATTCTCAAACACGTGCACCGATCCAAGCCCACCGATCATCCGGAAGACATGATGGAGGGTCCATTTTGGAAGAGGCATCGCGATCTTGACAATCAACTATCAAGCGTCTTCATGTTTCTTCCTGCTCGGTTCCGCCTGCCGAGGGCTTTAAGGGACCCGGGAGCCATCCATATGAACCTCAATCTGCATGCCGCCGTCAtcattcttcatcatgcaGCCTTGGAGAAAGCGGAGCTTCATAACCTGGGTGATAATGTGATACAGACTAGTCTTTGTCGGCTGAGAACGTCTGCGGAGGAGATTGTCAACATTATCAAAATTTCGTCTCACGCTACCTCCATCTTT AAAAGTCCCCTATGCGCATTATCATTATACTGCACAACAACTGTGTACGTATATCTGGCTAAGAAGAATACCCAAGCAGGCCTTACACCACTAGACAAATCAAACCTCGAAATCATAATCCAGGCAATGGAGGCTATCGGTCGAAATCACGAAATCACTTGTGCTTTTCTGCAGCAGGCCTGTTTGGACATTGAAAGAAACGATCTCAAGTCCATTCTCAAGTTCCCCAACTTAGAAAAATACAGGTCAATCTTCGGAGGTGCCAGCAACTCCCATATTCCATTGATTTCTCGGAGTTCAATATCAAAACACTCCAAGGTTACGCCTGTTCTGCCAGGCAGGCTCCCTCTCAACAACCCACAAGGCAAGATTCTACCGGGACATTTGAGAATGGACAAGGGCCCTCCCCCTTTAGTCTCGAGAGGGTCCGATCCCGTAGTGAAGAATTTGATCAACTCGGATTGCTTCCAGCCAGTTCTTGGTGCCGTCACACGGAATGTCGGTGGTGGGCCTAGAGACCGGACTGAGAacaagaggaagaggatgtcGCCGAGTGTCAGTCCTGGTAATGGTGTAGGGCTAATGAACGGAACCGTGGAAAATGTGACGGAGGAAGGGTACGGAGACCAAGCCTCAGGGTACAGCGGCGCTACCGGGGTCGACATGCGGAACCCAATGGGTGACACGTCCTTTGTCCTGCCAGACCGAACGAactcttccacatcatcaccggcgTATCGACCTGGTGGCTCAGATCCCTTGTCAGGGAGCAGTCATACCTCGCCACCTGGATTGGGCAACACGCCAGAGGAGAACAGAATCGATCTGCGGATGTTTCAGGAACGAATTGCGCCTCAGATGTGGCAGGCTGCGCAAATGCAATCCATGCAGGATACGCTATTTACGTCGTCTGTAACAGAGGCACTTTTCACCATGGCTGGAGTGGATGAGTCAACAGGGTGGGAGTCCTGGAATGAATCAATGACATGGCGGACAGACATGCCTGGGCCTTGA
- a CDS encoding candidapepsin-4 precursor (similar to Metarhizium acridum CQMa 102 XP_007811380.1): protein MNFVSKLTTLAVVLHLASGLSIQPRQDGEPRVVGLQLHRSEIRDPVANDRNRMRKRAGTVTGTLDNLQTLYFLNASLGTPPQNVRLHVDTGSSDLWVNTPSSQLCSRRKKPCAESLTYSANASSTYQYVGSYFNISYVDGSGAAGDYVTDTMRFSGVNITSFQFGVGYESTSQQNVLGIGYPSNEVQVVRAGRKAYQNLPAKMAAQGLTASTSFSLWLNDLDSTTGNILFGGIDTNRIASKLVSVPIQKVGNTYNQFFITMTSLDVGSTNIKKNMALAVLLDSGSSLTYLPDSLVETIYQSVGASYQESSGAAFVRCDLENQNATMTFNFSSPASITVPLREMILDLSDPNGEPLTFDDGVPACVFGIAPAGTSSSVLGDTFLRSAYVVYDTDNNEISLANAKFNVTKSNIVEIKSKSAVPSATKASNPVAATAGLPGGNGSGTGNKQKQNNAASSRVPSLITAVACVGIGFLL, encoded by the exons ATGAACTTTGTATCAAAACTCACAACACTCGCCGTTGTTCTACACTTGGCAAGTGGCCTTTCAATACAACCTagacaagatggagagcCCCGGGTGGTTGGTTTACAACTCCATCGTTCGGAGATTCGAGATCCTGTAGCAAACGATAGAAACAGGATGCGGAAACGGGCCGGTACTGTCACGGGGACCTTGGATAACCTG CAAACATTGTACTTTTTGAATGCGTCCCTGGGCACGCCACCACAAAATGTAAGGCTACATGTCGATACTGGAAGCAGTGACTTGTGGGTAAATACACCGTCATCGCAATTATGCTCTCGCAGAAAGAAACCTTGCGCCGAATCTCTCACATACTCGGCCAACGCCTCGTCAACTTACCAGTATGTGGGAAGCTACTTCAACATCTCGTATGTCGATGGTTCCGGCGCAGCAGGAGATTACGTCACAGACACCATGCGCTTTTCCGGTGTGAACATAACCTCGTTTCAATTCGGAGTCGGTTACGAGAGCACCTCACAGCAGAATGTCTTGGGAATAGGATATCCCAGCAACGAAGTCCAAGTAGTGCGGGCAGGACGCAAGGCATACCAGAACCTACcggccaagatggctgctCAAGGACTGACTGCATCGACCTCTTTCAGTCTGTGGCTGAACGACTTGGATTCCACCACTGGCAACATCCTCTTTGGCGGCATCGACACCAACCGCATAGCCAGCAAATTGGTCAGCGTGCCCATTCAGAAAGTCGGGAACACGTATAACCagttcttcatcaccatgacCAGCCTCGACGTCGGATCCACCAACATTAAAAAGAACATGGCGCTCGCTGTGCTGCTCGACTCCGGCTCCTCACTAACATACCTGCCCGACTCCCTCGTCGAGACCATCTACCAATCAGTCGGGGCCTCATATCAGGAGTCCAGCGGCGCCGCTTTCGTTCGCTGCGACTTGGAGAACCAAAATGCCACCATGACCTTCAACTTCAGTTCCCCAGCATCGATAACCGTGCCCCTCAGAGAAATGATTCTCGACCTATCAGACCCGAATGGCGAACCGCTAACATTCGACGACGGTGTACCAGCTTGTGTATTTGGCATTGCTCCCGCGGGAACATCCTCTAGTGTTTTGGGCGATACTTTCCTGCGAAGTGCCTACGTGGTATACGACACGGACAACAACGAGATTTCCCTGGCCAACGCCAAGTTCAACGTGACAAAGTCCAATATCGTGGAAATCAAGAGCAAGTCGGCCGTGCCATCTGCCACAAAGGCTAGCAATCCTGTCGCCGCAACAGCCGGATTACCTGGAGGAAATGGAAGCGGGACCGGCAacaagcagaagcagaacaaTGCGGCGAGTAGCCGCGTTCCATCGCTAATAACGGCCGTGGCGTGCGTGGGAATTGGGTTTCTTTTGTAG
- a CDS encoding vacuolar ATP synthase (similar to Metarhizium acridum CQMa 102 XP_007811386.1): MIEQEIFASIERCPMYSSFFAAMGIAFAIIFTTFGAAYGTAKSSIAIFSCGVLRPDRLMQNTLCSIMAQILSIYGLVAAVIMSNTVKEKMPAHTGFLQLGAGMAVGLCGLAAGFAIGIIGDAGVRASTQQPRLYVGMVLILIFAEVLGLYGVIVSILMITKSNEDVTVCKY; encoded by the exons ATGATCGAACAAGAAATCTTCGCCTCCATAGAGCGATG CCCCATGTACTCC TCCTTCTTCGCAGCAATGGGCATCGCATTCGCCATCATATTCACCACATTCGGCGCCGCCTACGGAACCGCAAAGTCCTCTATCGCCATTTTCTCATGCGGCGTCCTCCGACCGGATCGACTAATGCAGAACAC TCTATGTTCAATCATGGCCCAGATCCTATCTATCTACGGGCTCGTCGCTGCAGTCATCATGTCTAATACGGTCAAGGAGAAAATGCCGGCGCACACGGGGTTTCTGCAGCTCGGTGCTGGGATGGCGGTTGGGTTGTGCGGGTTGGCTGCCGGGTTTGCGATTGGTATTATTGGAGATGCTGGTG TGCGAGCGAGCACCCAACAACCCCGTCTATATGTAGGAATGgttctcatcctcatcttcgctgAAGTCCTCGGCCTGTACGGCGTAATCGTCTCGATTCTGATGATCACAAAGTCCAACGAAGACGTCACCGTGTGCAAATACTAA
- a CDS encoding vacuolar protein sorting protein DigA (similar to Neosartorya fischeri NRRL 181 XP_001265993.1): MSFDPSDGFVAAAPAGDGSGVDELPIFNVERAQMAFSVTAEFVAAQIANNVMILALSNGRILRIDLKRPEDIDDIDLPKRASEIGVIRRMFLDPTASHLLVCTALGENYYLHTQSRQPRPLSQLRGVTIESVAWNPSHPTASTREIILGASDGNIYEAFIETANEFYKREVKHLKNLHKLPDGPITGLWVDDLNGSPDSRRVIIGTQSRLFHLVGKIGRSHDGSGSVYTRLFESEQPVIHEISRSSSPGHSAVVVSPDCEKPGRGEDIPDRAYAWLSAQGVFHGKLLNNPRDSSLGSKIFADSKTLSKAQIIAPESTGRVKPTTETVDSLLLTEWHMLSLVGNRVIATNRLTGNMVSEHDVLATGQKAIAFTMDMQERTFWLITSDEIYEIVARDEERHIWQIMMKNRQFDSALQYARTQTQKETVAAAYGDYLAKKGHWTEAAVLYGRSNKPFEDIALSIIDNNQPDALRQFLLTKLANTKQSATMQRMIVASWLVEVFMAKLNSLDDTIITQAELSETLNPAESKMMLESVRKEYRDFVNRYKSDLDRKTVYDIISSHGREGELLYYANVIGDYNYVLSYWVQRERWAEVLDVLKRQTDVEVFYRYSSVLMTHVPQEMVEILMRQSELTPRNLIPALLEYNRNFSGDPNSQNQAVRYLNYVIFQLNSKDAAIHNTLVSIYASHASKDESGLLSYLQAQGDEPRYDPDFALRLCIQHHRTLSCVHIYTSMGQYLQAVDLALSHNEVELAAVIADRPMSNPQLRKRLWLAVARKVIAKSDGIKAAIEFLKRCDLLKIEDLIPFFPDFVVIDDFKEEICQALEDYSRNIDNLKKEMDESSQTASNIKMDIAALDHRYAIVEPGEKCYVCGLPLLSRQFFVFPCQHSFHSDCMGKKVLEYSGYGNSMKIRQLQTQIHKGMVSGAQREAVVAELDALVASACILCSDFAIKRIDEPFITTDDKPEEWAV; encoded by the exons ATGTCTTTCGATCCCAGCGATGGCTTTGTGGCCGCGGCACCCGCTGGAGATGGCTCAGGCGTGGACGAGCTGCCCATCTTCAACGTGGAACGCGCGCAGATGGCATTCTCCGTGACGGCAGAGTTTGTGGCCGCGCAAATAGCGAACAATGTCATGATTCTGGCTTTGTCGAACGGACGCATCCTGCGAATCGACCTGAAGCGGCCCGAGGACATTGATG ATATCGATCTCCCGAAACGAGCATCCGAGATTGGCGTTATTCGACGCATGTTCCTCGACCCCACTGCCTCCCATTTGCTGGTTTGCACTGCCCTCGGCGAAAACTACTATCTTCACACTCAATCTAGACAGCCTCGACCGCTGAGCCAGCTTCGCGGCGTTACAATCGAGAGCGTAGCGTGGAACCCGTCTCATCCCACTGCGTCGACGCGAGAAATCATTCTTGGTGCCTCTGACGGCAATATCTACGAAGCGTTTATTGAAACAGCCAATGAGTTTTACAAACGAGAGGTCAAGCATTTAAAGAACCTGCATAAGCTGCCTGATGGCCCTATTACGGGGCTGTGGGTTGATGATTTGAATGGCAGTCCTGATAGTCGGAGAGTCATCATTGGCACACAGAGTAGGCTGTTTCATTTGGTGGGCAAGATTGGACGAAGTCACGATGGCAGTGGCTCGGTTTATACGAGATTATTCGAATCCGAACAACCTGTGATTCATGAGATTTCCAGAAGCTCATCGCCTGGTCATTCTGCCGTGGTAGTTTCGCCAGACTGCGAAAAGCCGGGACGTGGGGAGGATATACCAGACAGAGCCTATGCGTGGTTATCCGCGCAGGGCGTCTTCCATGGCAAGCTGCTGAACAACCCCAGAGATAGCAGTCTTGGCTCGAAAATATTTGCAGATTCCAAGACGCTGTCGAAAGCGCAAATCATTGCGCCGGAATCTACGGGCCGTGTAAAGCCGACTACAGAGACAGTTGACTCACTACTTCTCACTGAGTGGCATATGCTCAGTCTTGTAGGGAACCGTGTGATTGCGACTAATCGTCTTACCGGCAATATGGTGTCTGAACATGACGTCCTTGCAACCGGTCAGAAGGCTATTGCGTTTACAATGGATATGCAAGAGCGGACTTTTTGGCTTATTACGTCGGATGAGATTTATGAAATTGTGGCACGGGACGAAGAGAGACATATCTGGCAAATAATGATGAAGAATAGGCAATTTGATTCGGCTTTACAGTATGCCCGCACTCAAACTCAGAAGGAGACTGTGGCAGCGGCCTACGGAGACTATCTGGCGAAAAAAGGTCATTGGACTGAGGCGGCTGTTTTATATGGGCGAAGCAACAAACCTTTTGAGGATATTGCGCTTAGCATTATCGACAATAATCAACCGGATGCCTTGAGACAGTTTTTGCTGACGAAGCTGGCCAATACGAAGCAATCAGCGACTATGCAAAGAATGATTGTGGCTAGTTGGCTAGTGGAGGTTTTCATGGCAAAGCTCAACTCGCTTGACGACACCATCATTACGCAAGCCGAGCTGTCAGAAACGTTGAATCCAGCAGAGTCGAAAATGATGCTCGAGTCGGTCAGGAAGGAATATCGCGACTTTGTCAACAGGTACAAGTCCGACCTTGATCGAAAAACAGTCTATGACATTATTAGCAGCCatggaagagaaggagagcTTCTATACTATGCCAATGTGATTGGCGACTACAACTACGTCTTGTCGTACTGGGTGCAGAGAGAGCGCTGGGCAGAGGTCCTGGATGTGCTGAAGAGGCAGACCGACGTCGAGGTGTTTTACCGATACAGCAGCGTTCTCATGACGCATGTTCCGCAAGAAATGGTTGAGATCTTGATGAGACAATCCGAGTTGACGCCTCGCAATCTTATCCCAGCACTGCTCGAGTACAATCGCAATTTTTCAGGAGACCCGAACTCTCAGAATCAGGCAGTTCGGTATCTCAACTATGTCATTTTTCAACTGAATTCCAAGGATGCGGCGATTCACAACACGCTGGTTTCGATCTACGCTTCGCACGCGTCGAAAGACGAATCAGGGCTGCTGTCTTATCTACAAGCCCAGGGAGATGAGCCACGATATGATCCAGATTTTGCGCTACGACTATGCATTCAGCATCACCGAACGCTCTCTTGCGTCCACATCTATACGAGCATGGGCCAGTACCTCCAAGCTGTTGACCTAGCATTGTCGCACAATGAGGTTGAACTTGCGGCAGTCATTGCAGACAGACCAATGTCCAATCCACAACTTCGAAAGAGGCTGTGGTTGGCGGTGGCGCGCAAAGTTATTGCGAAATCGGACGGCATCAAAGCAGCCATTGAGTTTCTGAAGAGATGCGATCTTCTCAAGATTGAAGACTTGATACCCTTCTTTCCCGACTTTGTCGTGATTGACGATTTCAAAGAGGAAATTTGCCAAGCGTTGGAAGACTACTCTCGAAACATTGACAATTTGAAGAAGGAAATGGACGAATCATCACAAACGGCAAGTAATATCAAAATGGACATTGCAGCATTAGACCACCGATACGCCATTGTCGAGCCCGGAGAGAAGTGCTACGTTTGCGGCCTGCCCTTGCTCAGCAGGCAGTTTTTCGTGTTCCCATGCCAGCACTCCTTTCACTCGGATTGCATGGGCAAAAAGGTCCTCGAGTACTCTGGGTACGGAAACTCGATGAAAATCCGACAGCTCCAGACACAGATTCACAAAGGGATGGTGAGCGGAGCGCAGAGGGAAGCGGTGGTTGCTGAGCTGGATGCGTTGGTAGCTTCGGCATG TATTCTATGCAGCGACTTTGCAATCAAGAGAATAGACGAGCCGTTTATAACTACGGATGATAAACCTGAGGAATGGGCCGTTTGA
- a CDS encoding methyltransferase (similar to Metarhizium acridum CQMa 102 XP_007811388.1), with protein MVRQRHSSRPSSLAKPASPHPQTPKANITNHVDAKILHDGQPSTDAAGSVGSAGKEPQTTMTSVNAKDEGEDVGSDHSDTDVPVDADVSEHGRETMSIYAGRNHHRPASTHTTAAYIFHSTCRGPYSDRAASTRSLWARELDYRDIGGRRYCKEYYMPNDDVEQLRLTIQHQVLMHAFDGELTVAPLSNPTHVLDVGTGTGEWAIRFAELFPGCEVVGTDISAIQETQGVPMNVFYEIEDAEEWDRPSDYYDLIHLRCMEGAFRDWRSIYEDAFDALKPGGWIQIADYDGKEGCVQFFSNFSDDSPVFEMMADLFAGAEKSGRKRGMFHLEPQYFYEAGFVDVQVSEQVLKMDIKEDPMGKLWLMCWLDGMEAYYLRTLVEQMGWDPEVVKSGCRETAREIAQRAQDSDSSRNMVLKMRTVVARKPSGEDSPVSRDSSNASTVQGGSSAPSTDLDDI; from the exons ATGGTCCGGCAACGACATTCGTCACGGCCGTCATCCTTGGCCAAACCGGCCAgccctcatcctcaaactccCAAGGCAAATATCACCAATCATGTTGACGCTAAGATactccatgatggccaaccGAGTACCGACGCTGCTGGGAGTGTCGGGTCCGCGGGTAAAGAGCCCCAAACGACTATGACCAGCGTCAATGCAAAggatgaaggagaggatGTTGGCTCTGACCACAGTGACACTGATGTACCAGTGGACGCTGATGTCTCGGAACATGGACGCGAGACAATGTCGATATATGCAGGAAGAAACCACCATCGGCCTGCAAGTACTCACACGACGGCAGCGTACATCTTCCACAGCACGTGTAGAGGACCGTACTCTGACAG AGCCGCATCTACGCGGTCTTTATGGGCACGAGAACTTGACTACCGCGATATTGGTGGTCGTCGCTATTGCAAAGAGTATTATATGCCCAACGACGATGTTGAGCAGCTGCGCTTGACTATTCAACACCAGGTACTCATGCATGCTTTTGATGGTGAACTCACAGTTGCTCCCTTGAGTAACCCCACGCACGTCTTGGACGTGGGAACGGGAACAGGAGAGTGGGCCATCCGATTTGCTGAATTGTTCCCCGGTTGTGAAGTGGTAGGAACAGACATATCTGCAATCCAGGAGACCCAGGGCGTTCCTATGAATGTATTCTACGAAATCGAAGATGCGGAGGAGTGGGACCGACCATCTGACTACTATGACCTGATACATCTGCGCTGCATGGAGGGGGCATTTCGAGACTGGCGGAGTATCTATGAGGATGCCTTTGACGCGCTGAAGCCCGGTGGCTGGATACAGATTGCAGACTACGATGGCAAAGAAGGATGCGTACAGTTCTTTTCCAACTTCTCTGACGACTCGCCTGTTTTTGAGATGATGGCCGACCTCTTTGCCGGAGCTGAAAAGTCTGGCCGAAAACGTGGCATGTTCCACCTCGAGCCGCAATATTTCTACGAGGCGGGGTTTGTGGATGTCCAAGTCTCTGAGCAGGTTCTTAAAATGGACATAAAGGAAGACCCGATGGGTAAGCTCTGGCTCATGTGTTGGCTGGATGGAATGGAAGCTTACTATCTGCGCACACTCGTGGAGCAGATGGGCTGGGATCCCGAGGTTGTCAAGAGCGGGTGCCGTGAGACAGCTCGGGAGATTGCTCAGCGCGCCCAAGACTCAGATTCATCCCGGAATATGGTCCTCAAGATGCGCACAGTAGTTGCGAGAAAGCCATCTGGGGAAGACTCGCCTGTGTCGAGGGACTCGTCCAATGCGAGTACGGTACAAGGAGGTAGCAGTGCTCCTTCAACAGATCTTGACGACATATGA
- a CDS encoding dTDP-D-glucose 4,6-dehydratase (similar to Verticillium alfalfae VaMs.102 XP_003003224.1): MTRRLFKSLQLGVSRSARRQTKSASSSLPSSPDIAPVVSNGVGNGKAVNGTRRYLQDLDVWKQAPILKGTTTFEPRPDVRNIMITGGAGFIASWVVRHLTLTYPDAYNVVSFDKLDYCSSLNNTRVLNDKRNFTFYHGDLTNPSEVLDCMERYKIDTVLHFAAQSHVDLSFGNSYSFTHANVYGTHVLLESAKKAQIKRFIHVSTDEVYGEVKEDDDDLVESSILSPTNPYAASKAAAEMLVQSYNKSFKLPTIIVRSNNVYGPHQYPEKIIPKFTCLLNRGRPVGLHGDGSPTRRYLYAGDAADAFDTILHKGHIGHIYNVGSSDEISNLDLCSKLLDTMGIDHSTPEQFRKWIKYTHDRPFNDRRYAVDGTKLRLLGWTQNTSFEKGVKTTVDWYLKYGETWWGDISHVLTPFPMVSEGEIVPDVEHLMKDDPVQPGDECLVNGKQEN; the protein is encoded by the exons ATGACACGACGGCTCTTTAAGAGCTTGCAGCTGGGCGTGTCTCGTAGCGCACGACGACAGACAAAATCCGCATCGTCGTCTTTGCCGTCGTCACCGGATATCGCGCCCGTTGTTTCCAATGGCGTGGGCAATG GCAAGGCGGTCAATGGTACGCGCAGGTATCTGCAAGATCTTGATGTATGGAAACAAGCGCCGATACTCAAGGGCACGACGACTTTTGAGCCTCGTCCCGATGTAAGGAACATTATGATAACGGGAGGCGCAGGCTTCAT AGCGTCTTGGGTTGTGCGACACTTGACTCTTACGTATCCAGACGCATACAATGTGGTTTCGTTTGACAAACTCGACTACTGCTCGTCCCTCAACAATACGAGAGTTCTCAACGATAAGCGCAATTTCACCTTTTACCATGGTGACCTCACAAATCCAAGTGAAGTATTGGACTGCATGGAGCGATATAAAATCGACACGGTCCTGCACTTTGCCGCTCAGTCTCATGTGGACCTGAGCTTTGGCAACTCATATAGCTTCACTCACGCCAACGTGTACGGGACACATGTGTTGCTGGAGagcgccaagaaggctcaGATCAAGCgcttcatccatgtctccaCTGACGAAGTGTATGGTGAGGTAaaggaggacgatgatgacttggttgagTCGAGCATTCTTTCGCCCACAAACCCATACGCGGCGAGCAAAGCGGCGGCGGAAATGCTTGTTCAATCTTACAACAAGAGCTTCAAGCTGCCCACCATAATTGTCCGAAGCAATAATGTGTACGGACCACACCAATACCCAGAGA AAATTATACCCAAATTCACTTGTCTTTTGAACCGGGGCCGACCTGTTGGTttgcatggtgatggaagcCCAACCAGACGCTATCTTtatgctggtgatgccgcAGATGCCTTTGACACCATTTTACACAAGGGCCACATTGGCCATATTTACAATGTCGGTTCTTCCGACGAAATATCAAATCTAGATCTTTGCTCCAAACTGTTAGACACAATGGGCATAGACCACTCGACACCAGAGCAGTTCCGCAAATGGATCAAGTACACGCACGACAGGCCGTTCAATGACCGGCGGTATGCGGTAGATGGCACGAAGCTACGACTACTGGGTTGGACTCAAAACACAAGTTTCGAAAAAGGGGTGAAAACAACAGTTGACTGGTATCTCAAATACGGGGAGACTTGGTGGGGAGACATCAGTCATGTTCTTACACCGTTTCCCATGGTTAGCGAAGGCGAAATCGTGCCAGATGTGGAGCATTTGATGAAGGATGATCCTGTTCAACCGGGAGATGAGTGTCTGGTGAATGGGAAACAGGAGAATTAA